The genomic window TTCGGCGCGTCGGCGGTCCCGCTGCTCGCGACCCTCGCACTGTGGTTCGGCGGGCTCGGCACGTTCATCGCGCTGCAGGCCGTGTCGCGCCGCGCGCTCACGTCGCGCCAGCCGTCGGCGCTGCTCACGCTGCGGTCGTTCGCTCCGGCGGCCGGCCTCGGCGCGCTGCAGGGCGCGCTCGTCGCGGGCGTCGTCCAGCTCGCCGCGTCGTACGGCTGGGCCGAATGGTGGGCGCTCTTCGGCGTGTCCGTCGTCGCGGGCATCGCGTTCGCCGCCGTGAACCAGGCGCTCGTCGCGGTGTTCGGCGGAGCCGGGCGCTGGATCTCGGCGCTCATCGGCGTGCTGACCGTCGCGACCGGCGTGGTCTCGACCGTGCCGGGCGTGCTCTCGAGCGTCGCCGGCCTGATGCCGACCTCTCCGGCCTACAACGGCATGCTCGCCGCGCTCACCTCGACCGCGGGCCTCGGCGCCGCTCTCGCCGGCCTGGTGATCTGGACGCTGCTGGCGCTCGTCGCGACGATGATCGTCGTCGCTCGCCGCCGCAGCACCTCGGCGCGCGCGCTGCTGAACGCGACCCCCGCCACCGCGTAGGTCCTCCGCAGGAGAATCCGCGCTCCGCAGGACGGATCCCCCCGGGGGCGGCCTGGGGAAGCAGAGTTCTCCTGCGGAGGCGCGGCGATGCCGCGGCCTGCTCGAACGGCCGGGGCCGCGAGCGGAGAAGATCGGCCGATCGGCCGATGCGCCCGCGCGGAGACGCGGCCATGATCGGCATGTGAGCACCGCATCGCCTCAGACTCCGGCATCCTCGTCCGCGGGATCCGCGCGCATCCCTCCGCGCTGGTTCATCCGCACCGCGTGGGTCGTGCACCGCGCCATCTACAACGTCACGGGTGGACGCCTCGGTCTCCGGCCGCCGACCTCGAAGGTCTGGGGCATGATGCGCCTGCACACGATCGGCCGCCGTTCCGGAGCGCCGCGCGTCGCGATCGTCGCCTATGTCGAGGACGGCCCCGACATCGTCACGATGGCCATGAACGGGTGGGGTGATCCGCCGCCCGCGTGGTGGCTGAACCTGCAGGCCCGGCCCGCGGCATCCATCGATCTTCCCGGCGAGCGACGCGACGTGATCGCCCGCGAGGCACACGGCGAGGAGCGCGAGCGTCTGTGGAACGTGTTCCGCTCACTCGAGGGCGGCGACGACCTCGACGCGCACGCGGCGACCCGCAGCCGCCAGACGCCCCTCGTCGTGCTGGAACCCGCCCGCAGCGACCGCTGAGCCGCGCCCCTGCCGCACCTCCGCGGCGAGTGTCTGCCTCGCGGGCCAACGCGAACCCGCGCCAGGCGGGCTGTCGGCATGACCGGCGGGGTCGGGTCCCTCGGGGGAGAGTGAGACCCGACCCGCCGGAGCCGGCGACTGATCAGGGCGATCCGTCGTCGGTCTTGATCGTGACCAGCCCCTGCGCATCGGCGAGATTCGCCCCGGGTGCGGGCTGCAGTGTCACGATGAATGCTTCGTCGAACTCCTTCATCGCGTCTCCGCGGACGGTGAAGGTGATGGTGGCGGTCGTCGCGCCGGCGGCGAACGACACGACCCCTGAGGTGGCGCCGGTGACGTCCACGCCCCAGGTCACGGCGTTCGCGAGGAGGGTGTCGACGCTCCAGCCCACCGACAGCGCCGATCCGGCCTGGTCGCGGGTCACGGTGAGCGTGACGGTCTTGGTCGTGCCGGCAGCCCCCTCGGTGACGGTCGCATCCGAGATGCGTACGGCCGCGGCCGCGGGCGGAGACCCGGTGTAGAGGGGGTCGTCGGTGCGGAGGCGATAGTCGGCCGCGGATGCCGTCACGCCGGCGCCGAAGGCGAACAGGCCCTGCCTGCCGTCGGTGAGCGGCGAGTTGTACGCGTGCGACGCGAGCACCTGACCGCTCAGCGTGACGGTCACCACGGTGGCCTTCAGCACGAGGTCGAGCACGTAGTCGGTGCCGGCCACCAGCGTCCGGGCGATCACCAGGTCGATGGTGCGGACGCCCTTCGCCACGTGGCCGATCACCACGCGCTGCCCGCCGACGTCGATGCCGACGAACTTGTAGTCGGTCGACGAGTACCAGTCGAACAGGATGCCGGTGATCCCGGCGGCGCGGAGCGTCGCCGTGAGCTGCACATAGCCGGCGGGCCCGAACTGCTCGACCGCTGCGTAGGTCGAACCCCCGGCAGCCGGGATGCCGAGGAGCGCCGTCGCGGTGCCGGTGGCATCCGTCGTCCCCTGGAGGCGTCCGCCGACCGTCGTCCACGTTCCGGTCACGGCCTGCTGCGCGGTCGGCCCGCTGCCCTCGAAGAAGTCGGTGCGGTCGATCGTGATCTCCGCCGCGATCACGGTGAGCGCGATGTTGTCGAACCAGCCGCGCGCCTGATCGGAGCCGAAGCCCACCAGTCCCCGGTTCAGCGCGACCTGCTCGCCGCCCAGGACGCGCGGCGCGAACGTGTGGGAGAGGGCGTTCTTGCCGTTGACGGTGACCGTCACGACGAGTCCGTTGATCACGACGTTGAGGTCGTAGAACGTTCCGGCCTTCACTCCGCCCGGCACCGACGCCTGCGCGAGCACCGCCCAGCCCCACGATGCTCGCTGGCCGATGACGACCTTGTTCGTCGACTGATCGATGCCGGCGAACTTGAAGTCCATCGGGCCGAAGTAGTCGAAGACGACGTAGGCGTCGGCCTTCCAGCCGGCGACCGGCTTGTCCATCGAGATCTTGGCGGACAGTTCGTAGTAGACGCTCTGGTAAGCGTCGGAGTACCAGACGGCGAGCGCGTCGCCGGTGCTGTCGGCGGCGGTCACCTTGAGGATGCCCTGCTGCACGGTGAACACACCGGAGTCGGTCGCGAAGCCCTGCATGGAGCCGTCGTTGAAGTCGGCCCCCCGCACCGTGTCGCGCCGGCCGCCGGGGATGTTGCCGGCCTGCGGGTCGGTCGGGCCGCCCGTCTGCGTCTGCCAGTGGGCGTGGTCGGACTGCCGGATGAGGCCCAGCTCGCCGAACGGCTCGCCGTTGCGCGCCTGCTCGCTGCCCTCGTCGCTCCACCTCGTCATGTCGACGCCCTGGCTGCGGCTCAGCGCGTACAGGAACTCGGGAAGCTGCGGCGCGTTCTGGCGGCTGACCGTCGCGATGCCGAACGGTGAGAAGGGCACGATGTAGCTGTTGAACTCGCCGACCCAGTCGATGAGGCGGTCGCCACCGGTGTTGCCGATGAGGATGTCGAGCCCGGCGCCGCCGTACACCCGGTCCTGGAAGCTCGAGTTGACGCCGTCCGGGATGTCGTTGAGCCACGAGTCGCCCGGCTGCGTGCAGGTGCCGTTCGGCAAGGAGGCGAGGCATCCGGAGTGGAGGTCGTCGTCGGCGTTGTGCAGGTCGTTGCCCCAGCCGCCCCACAGCGTGTCCTGCCCGGTGCCGCCCACGAGCCAGTCATTGCCCAGGTCGCCGAAGATCACATCGTTGCCGTCGGTCGCCTGGGTGGTCTTCCAGCTGATGCACAGGCCCTGGTTGTCGACCGCGATGCACGCGCCCTTGCCGTCGGCGCCCTTGTAGTAGTCGCCGGTGAGGTCCTGGTTGTTGAGGAAGAAGTGGTGCGGGAACTGCGCGATCGGTGCGCTTCCGGTGCAGGTGTGGCCGCTCGGCGAGTAGGAGGTGCAGCCCCAGACCCCGCCCGTGGCACTGAAGAGGATCGTGCGACGCGGGTCGTACTCGTTGTAGAGGTAGAACTCGCCCAGCCGCAGCTCGTTGTGGTTGTTGGCGTGCCACGGGTTGGTGTCGGCGCCGAAGTGGAGCACGTCGCCGGGGTTCCACGGGTGGGCGAAGTCGATGTATTCCAGGCCGATCGGGTCGCCGTCGGAATCGAAGTGCTGCGCGAAGCCGCTCGCGCCCCCGACGCCGATGGCCTCGGCGCCGCTGATCGCGTCGTCGCCCGAACCGCCGTGGATCCAGTCGCCGCCCCAGCCGCCGAAGATGATGTCGTCGGAGTTGTTCGCGTCGTAGGTCGGCTGGTTCGCGACGTGGTGCTGGCTCTGGTTGGTGTCGGGGCCGAGGTTGTAGACGGTGAGGTCGACCGACTTGACCAGCTCGCCCGCGATGTTGATCGTGGCGGTCTGCACCTGGCCCGGCGTGTAGATGAACTCCCCCAGCACGTCGCCCTGGCTCGTC from Microbacterium sp. ProA8 includes these protein-coding regions:
- a CDS encoding nitroreductase/quinone reductase family protein, which produces MSTASPQTPASSSAGSARIPPRWFIRTAWVVHRAIYNVTGGRLGLRPPTSKVWGMMRLHTIGRRSGAPRVAIVAYVEDGPDIVTMAMNGWGDPPPAWWLNLQARPAASIDLPGERRDVIAREAHGEERERLWNVFRSLEGGDDLDAHAATRSRQTPLVVLEPARSDR